A portion of the Bacillus sp. es.034 genome contains these proteins:
- a CDS encoding helix-turn-helix domain-containing protein yields MDYSVIGKKIKELRNVVGLTQGDLAEGICTQPLISRIEKGDIYPSATALYQISMRLGVDVNYFFEIGTTPRIDYLREVERQLRTLRLKRKFTEMMEMVKTEEKNPFFYKDTERLQLLYWHKAIYLFEVEKDHESAFSLLNEAYDLTAHQKKATTEKEMEILMTFGTWETLLNHHEESLCYYQKVEALMNHSKQLHDKTIKTRLFYNMARGLTELSRNEESIKYCHKAITWCLEEEHLWGLGELHYHIGYNFEMLGDNEKALPHVDKAIQLFQLRNDDTHKSFLERRKQEIISKIRGED; encoded by the coding sequence TTGGACTACTCAGTGATCGGGAAAAAAATAAAAGAATTAAGAAATGTGGTAGGACTTACCCAGGGGGACTTGGCAGAAGGGATCTGCACTCAGCCATTGATCAGCCGCATCGAAAAGGGGGATATATATCCGAGCGCCACGGCATTATATCAGATTTCCATGCGGCTTGGAGTCGATGTGAACTATTTCTTTGAAATCGGGACGACACCCCGGATCGATTATCTCCGAGAGGTAGAAAGACAACTGAGAACGCTCAGATTGAAACGGAAATTTACTGAAATGATGGAAATGGTCAAGACGGAAGAAAAAAATCCATTCTTCTATAAAGACACCGAAAGACTTCAGCTGCTTTACTGGCATAAAGCCATCTATCTCTTCGAGGTGGAGAAAGATCATGAGTCTGCCTTTTCTTTATTGAATGAGGCATATGACCTGACAGCCCATCAGAAAAAAGCAACCACTGAAAAAGAGATGGAAATCCTTATGACCTTCGGGACGTGGGAAACCCTATTAAACCATCATGAAGAGTCGTTATGCTACTATCAAAAAGTCGAAGCACTCATGAACCATTCGAAACAGCTTCATGATAAAACGATTAAGACGCGGTTATTTTATAATATGGCCCGGGGCCTCACTGAATTAAGCCGCAATGAGGAATCCATCAAATACTGTCATAAAGCCATTACATGGTGCCTGGAAGAAGAGCATCTATGGGGGCTTGGAGAACTACATTATCATATAGGGTACAATTTCGAAATGCTAGGAGACAATGAAAAGGCACTGCCCCATGTGGATAAGGCCATTCAACTGTTCCAATTAAGAAATGATGATACTCATAAATCATTCCTTGAAAGGAGGAAGCAAGAGATTATTAGTAAGATCAGAGGTGAGGATTAA
- a CDS encoding multidrug effflux MFS transporter yields MNLSKTKRIQLALLLGSLAILGPFTIDTYLPSFPTIVNDFHTNASLVQISLTTCLLGLGLGQLIIGPMSDVHGRRKPLLIFLTLYFLSSVICAIAPNIYTLIVSRFIQGFAAAGGLVISRAIVRDLFSGRELTKFFASLMLVGNLGPIIAPITGGAILTFTSWKGVFIVLACIGMVFTLIVSLKLEESLPTEKRIPGNFKQVITNFGLLLKDREFAGYAFTQGFTTAGIFAYVSGISFVYQNIYGVSPQVFSFLFGVNGVGLIIGTQMVGRLSDYIPEKTFLKIGLGLSNTAALLLLTALLLKAPILYVAIPIFFLVMSISIIGTSAFSLAMETKGHVAGSASALLGVLPFLLGSLTAPLVGVAGEYSALPMGIIILSASFLAFLSYFLFVRRASLHVKGSDASIHNNL; encoded by the coding sequence TTGAACTTATCAAAGACTAAAAGAATACAGCTAGCTTTGCTGTTGGGGTCACTTGCCATTTTAGGTCCATTTACGATTGACACGTATTTGCCTTCATTTCCTACGATTGTTAATGATTTTCACACAAATGCTTCATTGGTCCAAATTAGTTTAACCACTTGTTTATTAGGACTCGGATTAGGTCAGTTAATTATAGGACCTATGAGTGATGTACATGGTCGTCGTAAGCCATTGCTCATCTTCCTCACTTTGTATTTTTTATCCTCTGTCATTTGTGCCATCGCACCAAATATTTATACACTGATCGTTTCCCGTTTTATTCAAGGCTTTGCAGCTGCAGGGGGACTGGTGATCTCACGAGCCATTGTACGGGATTTGTTTAGTGGGCGGGAACTAACGAAGTTTTTTGCTTCTTTAATGTTGGTTGGAAATCTTGGACCCATTATTGCGCCAATTACAGGCGGTGCGATTCTGACGTTTACGAGTTGGAAAGGAGTTTTTATTGTCCTGGCTTGTATCGGCATGGTCTTCACATTAATTGTTAGCTTAAAACTTGAAGAATCGTTACCAACTGAAAAACGGATACCAGGAAATTTCAAGCAGGTCATTACGAACTTTGGATTGTTATTAAAGGACCGTGAATTTGCAGGATATGCCTTTACTCAAGGATTTACAACAGCAGGTATCTTTGCTTATGTGTCAGGTATTTCGTTTGTCTACCAAAACATTTATGGCGTTTCCCCTCAAGTATTCAGCTTCTTATTTGGAGTAAATGGAGTTGGCTTAATCATAGGAACTCAAATGGTTGGTCGATTATCAGATTATATACCGGAAAAAACATTCTTGAAAATTGGATTAGGGCTTTCCAATACAGCTGCTCTATTATTGCTAACGGCCCTTTTACTAAAGGCACCGATTCTATATGTAGCGATTCCTATTTTCTTTTTAGTCATGTCCATCAGTATTATTGGAACATCGGCATTTTCTCTGGCAATGGAAACGAAAGGGCATGTTGCAGGAAGTGCATCTGCTTTATTAGGGGTGTTACCGTTCCTGCTTGGTTCCTTAACAGCTCCACTTGTTGGAGTAGCGGGTGAGTACTCCGCTCTTCCAATGGGGATTATTATCTTGTCTGCAAGCTTTTTGGCCTTCTTATCTTACTTCTTGTTTGTCCGGAGAGCCTCTTTACATGTGAAAGGATCAGACGCATCCATTCATAATAACTTGTAA
- a CDS encoding DUF2922 domain-containing protein — MDTRIAKNVFQSNSGALVSAEGARVIEGNFLFGRIR, encoded by the coding sequence ATGGACACAAGAATCGCCAAAAATGTCTTTCAAAGCAACAGTGGTGCTCTTGTATCTGCTGAGGGAGCTCGTGTGATCGAGGGCAATTTCCTGTTTGGTAGAATCAGATAA
- a CDS encoding DUF1659 domain-containing protein → MRNRISKLSRVDENGKPKYSNKTYGNINYSSTPDKILQAAQALAVISTKPLMLIEKNDSYDINA, encoded by the coding sequence ATGAGGAATAGGATCTCTAAATTATCTAGAGTCGACGAAAATGGCAAGCCAAAGTACTCCAATAAGACTTATGGCAATATCAACTACTCTTCAACACCAGACAAGATTCTTCAAGCTGCTCAAGCTCTAGCGGTAATAAGCACAAAGCCGCTTATGCTTATTGAGAAGAATGATAGTTACGACATCAATGCGTAA
- a CDS encoding Lrp/AsnC family transcriptional regulator — MKIQQKEPQDLDELDIQLLKLLQKDGRLSYTELAEMLNTTVGTVRNRVQRVMDQDILKIVGVLNPFITGMPSVAMFGMKVTMNKLQAVIDQLVEIPEVRFVAASTGRYDLFVEVITTSNVDLYRIIKEEFSKIDGIESTESSMFLEIHKQSYDWGVG; from the coding sequence ATGAAAATCCAACAAAAGGAACCCCAGGATTTGGATGAGCTTGATATTCAATTGCTTAAACTCTTGCAGAAAGATGGAAGGTTATCTTATACAGAACTTGCAGAAATGCTAAATACAACAGTTGGAACTGTACGAAATCGTGTGCAGCGTGTGATGGACCAAGATATCTTGAAAATAGTGGGGGTTTTGAATCCTTTTATTACTGGAATGCCATCTGTCGCCATGTTTGGTATGAAGGTGACGATGAACAAGCTGCAAGCTGTCATTGATCAGTTGGTAGAAATCCCGGAAGTACGCTTTGTAGCTGCATCTACAGGGAGATATGACTTGTTTGTGGAAGTGATTACTACGAGCAATGTGGATTTATATCGGATAATTAAAGAAGAATTCAGCAAAATTGATGGAATTGAGTCTACGGAATCCTCTATGTTCCTGGAGATTCATAAGCAGTCATACGATTGGGGAGTAGGTTGA
- a CDS encoding sodium/solute symporter (Members of the Solute:Sodium Symporter (SSS), TC 2.A.21 as described in tcdb.org, catalyze solute:Na+ symport. Known solutes for members of the family include sugars, amino acids, nucleosides, inositols, vitamins, urea or anions, depending on the system.) produces the protein MFEISPVFYYVIIGYFVFVLGIGMWAGRGNKTSEDHLVAGRSIGAVIGGAALAATQMSAGTFVGTMGVHYLTGASYIWFWPGLWLGWLVSAIWVAPKFQRFKGVTVPDYVEKRYNSKVGKVIAAVLIIVAYTVYLIGQYVAGGIVMQTIFGIPMVWGAFITIAITMVYTMKGGMKATAYSDFVQALIMAGCFFAAIPLLFSQAGGYDFVGSFLTELDPAITGWHFGFKDLLGFGLAFGFAMAISPYELARMYTLKSQKTVRLAIGFSFIFQVIVGVSVCLGGMAMRSLFPMLNTGDSASSIMAINVLPPLVGALLMVAILASIMSTVSGVMLVSASGISHDIYGVINPKATDKQKMRLNRIAVVVLSLFPLAFAVKPFDMVQFIVMVQASLVASFFFALVIFGLNWKGATKAGALTSMIGGVLTVLLWFLLDKPFGLNEVIPGVLVSTILLIAVSKVTKPVPKESLEPFFGK, from the coding sequence ATGTTTGAGATTAGTCCGGTTTTCTATTATGTGATCATTGGTTATTTTGTATTTGTTCTTGGAATCGGAATGTGGGCTGGAAGAGGCAATAAGACGAGTGAGGACCACCTGGTTGCCGGAAGGTCGATTGGTGCAGTCATTGGTGGTGCCGCATTGGCAGCGACTCAAATGAGTGCCGGGACGTTTGTTGGAACGATGGGTGTCCATTACTTAACGGGCGCCAGCTATATTTGGTTCTGGCCGGGACTTTGGCTTGGATGGCTGGTATCTGCCATATGGGTTGCACCAAAATTTCAACGTTTTAAAGGTGTAACTGTGCCAGACTATGTTGAAAAGCGTTATAACTCGAAGGTCGGGAAAGTCATTGCAGCGGTCCTGATCATTGTCGCTTATACAGTGTATCTGATTGGACAGTATGTAGCAGGGGGTATCGTCATGCAAACCATCTTTGGAATCCCGATGGTATGGGGGGCTTTCATCACGATTGCAATCACGATGGTGTATACAATGAAAGGCGGAATGAAAGCGACGGCGTATAGTGATTTCGTTCAGGCACTGATCATGGCAGGCTGCTTCTTTGCTGCAATTCCTCTTTTATTCAGTCAAGCGGGTGGATATGATTTTGTCGGAAGCTTCCTGACAGAACTGGATCCTGCTATCACAGGCTGGCACTTTGGTTTCAAAGATCTCCTTGGCTTCGGACTTGCTTTCGGTTTTGCGATGGCGATTTCCCCTTATGAGCTGGCAAGGATGTATACGTTGAAAAGTCAAAAGACGGTTCGCCTGGCAATCGGATTCTCTTTCATCTTCCAAGTAATTGTCGGTGTCTCGGTTTGTCTGGGCGGCATGGCGATGCGTTCCCTGTTCCCGATGCTGAATACAGGGGACAGCGCCTCGTCGATCATGGCGATCAATGTCCTGCCGCCACTGGTAGGAGCACTTCTCATGGTAGCAATTCTCGCCTCCATCATGAGTACCGTTTCAGGCGTCATGCTCGTTTCCGCTTCGGGTATTTCCCATGATATCTATGGGGTCATTAACCCAAAAGCAACAGACAAGCAGAAGATGAGGCTGAACCGCATTGCGGTCGTGGTCCTATCCTTATTCCCGTTGGCTTTTGCGGTAAAACCTTTCGACATGGTGCAGTTTATCGTCATGGTCCAGGCCTCATTGGTCGCAAGTTTCTTCTTCGCGCTTGTCATATTCGGCCTGAATTGGAAAGGTGCCACAAAGGCAGGAGCACTGACATCAATGATCGGCGGGGTATTGACGGTCCTTCTCTGGTTCCTGTTGGATAAACCATTCGGCTTGAATGAGGTGATACCTGGAGTTCTCGTGTCTACCATCTTGTTAATAGCTGTTAGTAAAGTGACAAAGCCGGTGCCTAAGGAAAGTTTGGAACCGTTCTTTGGAAAATAA